GCGACGGTCTGCCGACGGCGTCTTGAGGCGCGTTTTCGCTCACGCGCTTGTCGTGGCCGCGGCTCAGGTGCGACCTGGTGTTCCTGCCGCCGTCCTTCCCCATCGTGGCCATGGAGAACCCGTGCCTGACCTTCATCGTGGCGTCCATCCTGGAGAGCGGCGAATTCCTGCTGGTCGACGTGGTCCACGAGATCGCGCACGCCTGGTTCGGCAACGCCGTCACCAACGCCAGCTGGGAGGAGATGTGGCTCAGCGAAGGCCTGGCCACGTACGCGCAGCGCAGGATCACGCAGCAGGCCTACGGTAATCTGCCGGCCCACGTCATGGCGTCCCGCCGTCTTCAGCCGTCTTCAGCCGTCTGCCGTCCGTCTGCCGTCCGTCCTCAGGCGCCGCCTTCACCTGTCTGGAAAGCGCCGTTCGATTGGACGCCCTGCACAGGCAACTGCGACTGCTCGGCGACGACAACCCCGTCACTCGGCTGCAGGTCCAACTGGAGCCCGGTACGCACACACGTATGCAAATGAGGCCTGCTGTGGTATCGGCTCTATACTGATGCTGGTGTCGGTACGTACCCCGAAGCAATCAACACGGCGACGATGGCGCTCACGTGTTGTTTGCGTGTTTTTGTGGGCGCAGGCGTGAACCCGAGCACGTTGATGAATCTTTTTACGTACGAGAAAGGTTTCTGCTTCGTGTCCTACTTGTCGTCGTTGTGCGGTGACGTCGGACGCTTTGACGACTTCCTGCGGGTcggtgcgcacgcacgcacgtacgtgcgcgcgcacacgcactcaCTCGAAGTCTTCCCGCCGACAGGATTACATCAGCGAGTTCAAGTTCGCCAGCGTGGTGGCTCAGGACTTCCTGGACTTGTACCTGGCGACCTTTCCCGAGGCGGCACGCAACCAAGGTGCGTCGGGCGCCGATCGGGATTTGTGCCGCCGGGTGACCCCGCCCCTCGCCTCCCCGGCAGGTGCGGATTTCCAGCGGTGGCTGACGGGCTGCGGGGCGCCCCCGTATCAGCCGGACCTGTCGGCGGGGGCCGCCCTGACCCAACCGGTGCGGGACCTGTGCCGCGCGTGGACCGGCGGCCGCCACCACGCGACGGAGGCGGCCGCCGTCTCGGACGTGGCGGGCTGGACCACCTTCCAGGTGGTTCTCTTTCTGGACTGCATGCTGGAGCACGCGCCACTGACGCACGGTACGCTACGCTACGTTTTGCCTTGTGGGGGGGCACGACGAGGTTAGGCTAAGAaatcatttttcatggaaatgagatgtccccaccatgatacaaagacaagtgtgtgtgtgtgtgtgtgcgttccaGAGGTGATGTCGCATCTGCGCGCGCGCTACGCGTCGCTGTTTGACGGCCTGAACGCGGAGGTTCAAGTGCGCTGGCTGCAGCTGGTGGTCCGAAGCGTTTTCTACCCCGACCTGCCCCGACTGGTCGCCTTCCTCCAAAAACACGTCAGTCAAGCAAACACGTGCGCGCTCGCCTTCCGGTCCCGCTGACGTCTTGTGTTTTGCGTGCAGACGTCCCGCATGTACACGGTGCCGCTGTACGAGGACCTGTCGGCGGGCGCCATGCGCGGCGTGGCCGTGGACGCCTTCCGGCAGACCCGGCGCCGGCTGCACCCCAACCTGCGGCGAACGCTGCAGCAAATCATCGCGCAGGCACAAGACAACGCGCACGTGACCGCGCAGTCGCCGGACGCCGCCGTCTCCTTGCGAGACGTCAACGTGTCGGCGTGAGGGAGGCGGCTGTGGCTTTGCGTTTgtccaagatggcggcaaaagcACAAACAGGGTCAAAGGACGAGACACAAGACCAACCGGatgccgtgcgtgcgtgcgtgcgtataaGACAGGCGACGATGGCGACGCGTTGGCAGTCGCCATCCCATAATGGTCCTGCTGGGCTTCCATGAAGCCGTTGCTGGCGACGTGCGCGCCGAATCTTGCTCAAGTCCAAACTTTGATTTTGtgcaaagaataaaaaaaaaaagactttagcATCTTGTTGCCGTCTTGTGGTCCTTTGACCCACTTGTGATGTCACACGCACGTGCACGAGCACGTGCACGCCCGCCTGCGGGCACTCGGACCAAGCGAGCGCGTCTTCCGCTCTAGTAAATCTCTTCAATCTCGTCCGCTGCGCTCCCATTGGCCGCCGGCAGTCATGTGACCTCGCCACTTTTGTCCCCCGCATAAAACGCCACATCGAGTTTGAACCCGTCACAAATGTTGATGCGCGTCGGACCGAGCGACTGGATGGCGGCTCGCTCGTCACGTGATCCGCACATctgcctgcgtgcgtgcgtgcgtgcgtgagtctCATTTTGGCTTCAGTGTAGATGAGCGCATGTTTGTGCGTGTGCACGTTTTAGACGTAAGCCAGTTCCAACAGCGGGTATCGGTGTCAAGGTATCGATACTCGCCAGTGTCTTGTGGCTCTTTTATAATCCGGAacttcaaagaagaagaaacgctgaAGGTAAAATGTGATCAAATCGTCTGTTGACGCTTTTTGGGGCAGGATATTTTTTCTATCAAAACAAGTGCTCGTGGtatcgatacttggtatcaGCATCAGTGACTGCTCAAGAGGTGAGTACTAGTATCGGTCTGGAAAAGTGGTATCGGGTATCACAAGTGTATTTGATGCCATTGTGCCTGTTtttgtcttcaaatgttttgtgtgtgtatccaatgagcggaggaggaggaggactggttgccacggcaacatcAGCATTCCAAAGGGATGGAGAGGTCACATGATGTACGGCAACTTGTCAAGTATTGATTGATGGCTGTCATGAACTGATGtgatgattgtgtgtgtgtgtgtgtgtgtgtgtgtgtgtgtgtgtgtgtgtgtgtgtgtgtgtgtgtgtgtgtgtgtgtgtgtgtgtgtgtgtgtgtgtgtgtgtgtgtgtgtgtgtcagcgcGAGTCAGTCAGCAGCGCGAGCGACTCGTCAATGTCAAGCAACGTTGTGAGCGTCACTTTGGACGTCGGTGAGTGAGCGCCTGCGTCATTAAGTCGCAATTAAGTCATGTGACTtcaccagggctggactggcacacccaaaaaaatcagccctggcattttgagCCGGCCCAGCCCGATTCATGTTGTGAGTtgtgccactgatgtttattgacgATGTTTGAGTTTGCTATCAATATTTGAAATGGATTCTCGGACCGGTCCTGGTAAATTGTGGTCAAATGTTGGAAAAGAATCATTACAAAGCACTGCATGGGCCCCAtgaggccggcccaccgggcatctgccctcaATGCCAGATGGCTAGTCCAGCCCTGGACTTCACCGAGGCAcacaaattgattgattgattgattgattgattgattgaattatGCAAATGATGAAAGCAGCCCCAGCGAAGCGTGATGACGTCACGCGTCGGCACTCAACATGACGTCCATATTTGTAGCGCTCGCTCTCAAAACTGgacacacccctgttcatatGCACTTTCTCACATACGGAAAggttattggaaaaaaaaaaacgttttcatgaatgaaattaaaataaaaatgctatcaAGAAGAcgaaaagggttagggttgtaTTGGAAGTAAAATACAGACTTAAAAACAACAGCACTATtttctttaagcatatttttttgtattctgatgtctttttcaatgccaaTTGTTTGCACTCGTTTTGGAGTGGGGGGGCTTTGAGAGAAGCGAGAACGCTTTTcgagagaggagaggagagagcgCCCTCTGCTGGCTAAACGTAATACTCGTGGATCCAAGTTCAACTCCTAAACCGTCTGAAAGCCACAAATGTGGTTTTATATGATGTGACTTGTGGCGTTAAAACCGCCATGTTTGAAATGATTGTATGCGTCATGTCATGCTAACTTAGCTAACGTGCTAACTGCTTTACTAcagaaatgattattattaacattGACGCCACAAggttaaatgtagaaaaaacacCGATTTAAAGGCGCTTTGGGAGAAAACCTGCGAcactaaaattgtttttttttaatctgcagattggcattgaaaaagacgtcataatacaaaaaatatgcttaaagaaaattgcgttgtctgtattttatttttcaatacaaccttttacaatgccaatacttgtttcaatgtcaacAACAAAGTCTTCTTATAATGTCAGTGTTGTGGTTCCGTCGCACACGagaaacacatttgaaaaaaaatgaaactcaactcaatgaaatcattttggaagaaaagTCAcgccaataaaaacaaacttgccCTGAAAACTAACTGATCCACTCAAAACCGAATCAAATGAAAATCCCCAAACTATTGAACACTAATTGCAGGATGTGACTGCGTTTCCTGCCTGAatatgcgcgcgcgcgcgcgcgtgtgtgtgtgcagagaaGTGCGACTTTCTGGGCATGAGCGTGTTTGAAAGTCCGGAGCAACTTGCGGGCGTGTACGTGGGATCCATCATGGAGGACGGCGCCGTGGCGGCCGACGGACGCGTTCGCACCGGCGACGTCTTGATACGGGTGAAGCCAAAACCGCCGCGTCGCGTcgcgtcacgtcacgtcacacACTACGTCCCGCCCACATACCAACTTTCACAATAATACACTTCTCATTTGGAACAAATAGCAAACTTGTACGTACCTACGTGCTTGTTGCTGCAgctaatttagcattagcacgcaCAATGACGTCACCTGATGAAGACAaagctgatgatgtcatcggcAGGTGAACGAGGTGAGCCTGGAGAAGGCGAGCAGCTCGCTGGCCGTGCAGGTCCTCAGAGACGCCGTCCGGACGCCAGGGTGAGGCCTCCTAGCATCTTAGCTTAGCATCTGGCATAgccatgcgtgcgtgcgtgcgtgcgtgcgtgcgtggaaatgcattatgtcaatgagatggccccacaaagatagtgaAACAAATGTCTGCGTGTGTTAGGGTGTggtttgtctttgctacattgtgagACACGCACACGCCTGtctttccaggtttaactaccattgtggggaccgacattttgtggttgaggttagggtaagaaatggGGGAAGCCAATCATTTTGCATGCTTGGGGTTCGGAAATGCAgatgagatgtccccacaatcctacaaagacaagtgtgtgtgtggggggtatTATCATTGTGCAGATCCggtgtccttgtggggacattttgtgagtccaaacctctttttgagggtcaaaacttgaaTTGGGTTTGGGTTTTGCTTGGGTTTAGTTTAAGGGTCTGGGAAATGCATtctgtcaatgagatgtccccactagaaatgtaaacccaacatgcgtgtgtgtgtgtgcgcgcgcgcagtCCGCTGTCGCTGACGTTGTTGCGGTTTTGGGAGCCGCCACCCGACGGCGGCTTCGCCTTGCCAAGAGGTGAGTGAGGACAAACGCAGACGGCAACAAACGAAGCCCACTCCTTGTTGGTCAGTCGCATTTTGGTTGACGCGCACGTACGTCGTCCCGCAGGCGAGCCGGTGCGTCCGATCGACCCCGCCTCCTGGGTGTCCCACACGGCGGCCGTGACGGGGAAGCTCCTCCCACCTTACGGTAACACGCCCCCTCATGACGTCACCCGGTCGAAGCCACGACATCATGATGCCCATCGCTCGACGTTCAGGTGACGACGACCTTCTGAGCGTGGACGGCGACATGGCGACGGTCGTCGCGGCCATGATGAGGGCCGGTTCGGGCGTGGCGGTTCGCAACCGGATGTGGCTCAAGGTGGTCATCCCCGACGCCTTCACGGGTACGACGCACGTTACACGCGTTTGTTGGCGTTGCGCTCGTACAAGCGGCGGCGTTTGTCGTTCACTCAGGCGGCGACGCGGTCGGCTGGTTGCGTCGGAACGTGGCGGGTGCGGCCAAGCGCGCCGACGCTCGCCGTTACGCCGCCGACCTGCTGCAGCGCGGCTTCATCCGACACGCCGTCAACGCCCGAGCGCACAAACGCTTCTCAGCCAAGCGCTACTACGTGGTCGGAGGTGAGTCGATCGTCGGCCGGCCAAGCGGCCGCCCGCGCTTCCGCTCGCCACCGCCGGGTGGCGCCGCTCACTTGTCCTCTCTCGCAGACCTCAGCCAGATAACGGCGGTGGGCGGCCGTGACGGGGGCGGAGCAGCCCACCTCTGGACCACCTCTTCGGCCGACTGTCTTGACCGCCGCCGCCAGTCTGACCACAGGGACCTCTGTGACCACAGGGACCAGTCTGACCACAGGGACCTCTGTGACCACAGGGACCAGTCTGACCAGTCTGACTTTTGAGAGCAGTAACCATGTcagattgttgtttttaatgttgttggttttattgaacatacaagcaaaagaaaaaacattacaagtctaaaatataaatggaagcaaaaaagaaaacaagaataggaagaaagaaaagagttgatATGTTGAAAATGGTTAGGAGGTTAAAATGGTTAAAAAGGGATCCTCGTTCCTTTGATGACAGCatctaaacatttttaacagctgatgtaagtcaagattttttttatgacttgcAGTGGAAATAAGTGAGTGTGAGATCGTGACCCGCTGCCCTGAAcctgagctgctgctgctgtttacagtGAGAAGAAGGGGGCGGGGTTAGTCACGTATCATAACGTTAGCGCTATTGTTAGATggaaatattgttgttgttttgaccaCATCTAAAACGTTTACAGCGAAAAGGTCCAAGCCCTCAACTCCGGTGCCACCAAAGTTTTACTACACATCTACATTTGTagatttatatatgtattttttattacttttttcttttgtatcttACACAATCATTGTGCatagtttgaaaaacattttggagtTGTTAATGTCAGTTTACACAAATTGCACTAAACTGTTGCGTTGCATTCTACTTctgagttgttgttttgttgctaTTTATCGTGTGGTGTGCTATTAGATatcgatagatagatggatgcatggatggggggggggggggggggggtagtagtCGGAGGCTGCAATCTACACTTTGGCCTGTAGGGCACCAGATGACCTCAGGCCGGCACTGATTGCAGTTGCAAATTTCTCTAACTTcccgtttttctgtttttgttgttgtttattttgtccATTTGTACACTTGAAGACACGCAGTAAATGTTCCATCTGGAGCAAATTGtgcttttgttgctttttgttgtttttgacaaaGTTGCGTTGACATTTACACAGAAGCATTTCGTGAATGGACTTGCGATGATTTCCACGCAATGTTGACACGCGCCATTGTGACTTTTGTGCGCGTCGTGCGTGCAAATTGTGCGTCAGCCTTTTCTGACTCGGTCACTCTTTGTCACGACTTCCCTTTCCGTACTCCTTTCTACTCTTCTATCGATCTGTTCCACTTTCATCCTGTCCTCGTCTGCTAAAGTTTGGTTGTTTTGGTCATGTTTGATTTCAATAAAAATAGTACAAAATTGTTGTAACAGTATCATCCATATATCAAATAAGCAGACTCAAACGTATCATTTGTTGCCAACAGATCATCATGAATAATGTAACTCGTGAGACTTGATCAGTTCATGAACCGAGCATGAAACTT
The genomic region above belongs to Vanacampus margaritifer isolate UIUO_Vmar chromosome 5, RoL_Vmar_1.0, whole genome shotgun sequence and contains:
- the rnpepl1 gene encoding aminopeptidase RNPEPL1 isoform X2, whose translation is MSAPAPTSSPASLCCCRKSPSTSGRFVGDSAASASRGSRRRPPADVASASNFVDFRLRHFHLDLRINFALKEMSGWLVLDLLPLVAGVRTLVLDAHTSLAVHAVDCKTSGGDREPACLAFRLEPFADFGSALKIDLPELVEVGTHVQVTVRYAATDGPAMWWLDSELTCGQDRPLVFTQGHSVSNRSFFPCFDSPAVKSTYTAAIRVPDDVTVLMSASRSCYSKAARVFHFSMDTPVPAYLVALVAGNLRHADVGPRSRVWAEPCLLSCAAKKLGGSVERWLTTAEGLFGPYLWGRCDLVFLPPSFPIVAMENPCLTFIVASILESGEFLLVDVVHEIAHAWFGNAVTNASWEEMWLSEGLATYAQRRITQQAYGAAFTCLESAVRLDALHRQLRLLGDDNPVTRLQVQLEPGVNPSTLMNLFTYEKGFCFVSYLSSLCGDVGRFDDFLRDYISEFKFASVVAQDFLDLYLATFPEAARNQGADFQRWLTGCGAPPYQPDLSAGAALTQPVRDLCRAWTGGRHHATEAAAVSDVAGWTTFQVVLFLDCMLEHAPLTHEVMSHLRARYASLFDGLNAEVQVRWLQLVVRSVFYPDLPRLVAFLQKHTSRMYTVPLYEDLSAGAMRGVAVDAFRQTRRRLHPNLRRTLQQIIAQAQDNAHVTAQSPDAAVSLRDVNVSA
- the LOC144052047 gene encoding segment polarity protein dishevelled-like; the encoded protein is MTSPGRSHDIMMPIARRSGDDDLLSVDGDMATVVAAMMRAGSGVAVRNRMWLKVVIPDAFTGGDAVGWLRRNVAGAAKRADARRYAADLLQRGFIRHAVNARAHKRFSAKRYYVVGGESIVGRPSGRPRFRSPPPGGAAHLSSLADLSQITAVGGRDGGGAAHLWTTSSADCLDRRRQSDHRDLCDHRDQSDHRDLCDHRDQSDQSDF
- the rnpepl1 gene encoding aminopeptidase RNPEPL1 isoform X1, which produces MSAPAPTSSPASLCCCRKSPSTSGRFVGDSAASASRGSRRRPPADVASASNFVDFRLRHFHLDLRINFALKEMSGWLVLDLLPLVAGVRTLVLDAHTSLAVHAVDCKTSGGDREPACLAFRLEPFADFGSALKIDLPELVEVGTHVQVTVRYAATDGPAMWWLDSELTCGQDRPLVFTQGHSVSNRSFFPCFDSPAVKSTYTAAIRVPDDVTVLMSASRSCYSKAARVFHFSMDTPVPAYLVALVAGNLRHADVGPRSRVWAEPCLLSCAAKKLGGSVERWLTTAEGLFGPYLWGRCDLVFLPPSFPIVAMENPCLTFIVASILESGEFLLVDVVHEIAHAWFGNAVTNASWEEMWLSEGLATYAQRRITQQAYGAAFTCLESAVRLDALHRQLRLLGDDNPVTRLQVQLEPGVNPSTLMNLFTYEKGFCFVSYLSSLCGDVGRFDDFLRDYISEFKFASVVAQDFLDLYLATFPEAARNQGASGADRDLCRRVTPPLASPAGADFQRWLTGCGAPPYQPDLSAGAALTQPVRDLCRAWTGGRHHATEAAAVSDVAGWTTFQVVLFLDCMLEHAPLTHEVMSHLRARYASLFDGLNAEVQVRWLQLVVRSVFYPDLPRLVAFLQKHTSRMYTVPLYEDLSAGAMRGVAVDAFRQTRRRLHPNLRRTLQQIIAQAQDNAHVTAQSPDAAVSLRDVNVSA